The Chitinophagaceae bacterium nucleotide sequence TTGGCGTTCCGGTAGTTATCGGTAAAACAGGATGGGAAAAAATCGTCGATCTCAAGCTTTCTGAAGATGAGCAGGCTACCTTTAACAAAAGCGCAGATGCTGTTAGAGGCATGAATGATGTATTGAAGACTTTATAATACAAAACCTGATAAATGAAAGCCGTTTCAGTTTTGAAACGGCTTTTTTATTACTGCTGCATTGAAATTTACAGCAGCTATTGCAGTTTGCGATAAAAATTGATATTTTTACCCTTGTTCTGTAATTACATTATCTTTAATATCCCACATAAGATAAACCTCATTTGTAAGACAAAATCCTCCAGGGTAGTCTGCTAAAGAACCACCAATTCCTCTGAAGCCTAAACTCAGTTTTTATTATTAAAGCTTTATTATGTATTTGAAAAAATCTTTTTCTATTGGAGTGCTGTTTTTTGGATTCAGTTTTTTTGCTGTTACTGCAATGGCACAGGAGCCTGCAACCCTGCATAATCCAAAAGTTGACTTAAGCCTCAGCCCGGTTCATAACAGGAATATCAGCCCGGAGCATAATCCAGGCATCAATCCAAAAACAAACTGGAACATCAATCCTTCATATAATAAGGCAATTAATCCTGCTGAAAACAAAAGGATCAATCCCAAAACAAACCCTGAACTCAACCCTTTGAGCAATCAGTTATTGAACCCAATGATGTATAAGAACCTCAATCCAAAAAATGCTTCCTGGAGAGGTTTGTATTTATATGATGAGAAAGACAACCTGATTGGCTATATCACAAAACCAATGAAAGATGTGTTAATCTGTTTTGATATTAAGGGCGAATGGACCTGCTACTATATACTCACTCCCGAAGGAACGTATAATCATTTTGAAAAAAGCGGTGAGTGTACGGGTAACTATCTCTGTTCTGATTCAAATACCGGTTATAATGTATTTGACAAAGAGGGAAACTGGACAGGAGCTCATGTGAAATAATATTTCATTATTATCTTAATTGTTTTGCCCATTGCTGCGCCAGCGCAGCAATTTTATTTACATCCTGTTGTTCCATGCATTTAAAATGTTTTTTGGGGCATTTATCATGACCAATTTTTGAACAGGGTCTGCAACCCAGATCAGTAATTTCAAATTGCGAAGCAGGAACAGGGTTGTTCCCATAATAAGGAGTCATCCCAAATACAGGTACTGTATTTCCCCACACACTGATGATTGGTTTTTTGAAAGCAGCAGCTATGTGCATCAGTCCAGTATCATGTGTAACAATGAGTTTAGCTTTGCGAACAAGATCAGCACTTTCATTAATTGAAAACTTACCACAGGCATTGTATATTTTAATGTTGTCAACAGTTGCAATTTCATCTCCAATTGCCCTGTCTTCAGATCCACCAAGTAATACAATGGGATGATCGAGCACCGTACACAGTTCTTTTAATTTATGTACAGGTAATTTTTTTGTTGCATGTGCCGCACCAATCACAATGCCGACATAACCCAGTGAATGAGCCTGTGGCAAATCCTTTTGCTGAATCTCTTCTTCTTTCGGAATAAAATAATCCAGACCCTTTCCGTCGTTTGTTACTGAAAAAGATTTTACAGTTTCAAGATAACGGTCAACAATATGAATTGCAGGCATGCGGTTGATCTTAAGATTTGTAAGTAACCACTTTTGAATATTCAGTTTATTGAAGGAGAAGGCTTTTACTTTCAGTTCTTTTTTAATCTTCAGTGTACGCAGGTTATGATGCAGATCAATGATGTAATCATAGTTCTCTTCTTTCAGTTCATGCATCAGCAGATCAAGATTATCCTGCAGATAATAAAACTTATTAATATATGGATTAGATGCAATGACTTTATGAAAACTGAACTTGGTGAGATAATGAATTTCAGCATCAGGAACCTGCTGCTTCAAACAACGGATAACGGGTGTTGTGAGTACAATATCACCAATAGATGAAAAACGGATGATGAGAAATTTCATAGTATAAAGTTCATGGTTGATAGATCATGGTTCATGGCTGTGTTCTCTATCAACTATCAACCATGAACTACTTACTGTATCTTAAGGAAGCATCTCCTCACCTTCTACATAATTCAGATCTTTATGAAAAGTTTCTTCTGTAAAGTAAGCTGCAACCAGCGTAATTGCAATAACAACAACTCCTGTAACAATTCCGCTTTTTGTTAAGCCCCAGCCCCATGATTTCTGAAACAGGTTGAGGAACATTAAATTAATCAGTGGTAATGCACCACGTACCATATTGGGAATTGTTGTTGCAGCAGTTGCACGCAGGTTAGTTCCAAACTGTTCGGCGCCCATAGTTACAAAGATGGCCCAGAAGCCTGTACTGAAACCAAGCAATGCACAAATAGCATACATGGCAAAATCAGAATTATTCAAAGGGGAAAAGAATAGTGCTACAGAAATAATCGTCAATGCATAGAAAAGATACAATGCCTTTTTCCTGCTTTTGAAATACTGGCTTACAAAACCAATCAGAATATCACCGATTGCAATGGCTGCATACGCAAACATAATAGCCCTGCCGCTTTCAACCTGTGTATCACCATAAAAATCTTTGGCAAAACGGTTACTGAGATTTACTAAAATTCCAATTACATACCAGGTAGGTAAGCCAATCAATATGGCAAGAATATATTTTCTGAAACGTGTTGCATTATTAAAGAACATAAACACATTGCCACGGCTTACTTTCGTTTGCTTTACTTCTTTAAACATACCGCTTTCAGCAACACTTACACGGAGCAGCAGCAGCATAATTCCTAACCCGCCACCAATTTTATAACACAAACGCCAGTCATGATCTGTAACCTGGAAAATAAAATAAGCGAATACAGCTCCGAACAATCCAATACCTGCAACAAGTGAAGTACCGATTCCTCTTTTGTTTTTGGGAAGCAATTCACTTACCAATGTAATACCTGCACCTAACTCACCTGCAAGCCCAATACCTGCTACAAATCTTGCATACGCATACTGATCAACCGTAGTAACATAACCTGTAACAAAATTGGCAACAGAATATAAAAGGATTGAACCAAACAATACACTCAGCCTTCCTTTCTTGTCACCGATTGTTCCCCATAAAATTCCACCGATCAATAAACCCACCATCTGCCAGTTAATAATCTTAGTGCTGGCTGCAATCATAGCAAGTGAATTGTCTTTACTGATACCAATACCAACAAGACTTGGTTCTCTTACAATGGTGAACAGCAGCAGATCATAAATATCTACAAAGTAGCCAAGTGCTGCTACAATTACTGCCAGTGAAAAAACAGAAGTTGAATTACGGGAAAGCATTACGATTATGATTCAGATTTGCTTTTTGGCTTTTGAGCTCTTTTGCCAAATAAAAATTTCCAGAGTACCGGAGCAGTTGTAACCGCAATGATAATGATTACAATCAACTCAAGTTTGTCTTTTAATTCAACGCCAAACTGGTTCTTTACCCATATCTGTAAAAAGTGACCTGCAACAATCATAGTGATCACCCATGCAACACAACCAACGATATTGTAAAACATGAATTTTTTCCTATCCATTTCAACGATACCTGCAATGATGGGTGCAAATGTGCGGATGAAAGGAAGAAACCTGGCAAATACAATTGCTCCACCACCATGCTTCTCATAAAAATCATGTGCTTCATGCAGGTAACGCTGTTTAAAAATGAAATTATCCTTCCAGCTGTACATAGCATGTCCAACTTTTTTACCTGTCCAGTAACCGGCAAGGTTACCAAGTATACCTGCACCGGAAATTAGAGCACAGAGGATCAGTAAATCAAACCACTCATTTTGCACGCCACCCAAACCAATCAGTTTCAGAAATTCATGTGCAAGATTACCACTGTAAATACCAGCAACAAATAACAAACTGTCGCCGGGAAAGAAGAAGCCAAACAGCAATCCTGTTTCAGCAAAAACAATAAACAGTAACAGCCATAACCCACCATACTTAATATAAAACATTGGTGTAAGCAGATCTTTCCAAGTAAAATTTTTATTCATGGAAACAGTTACACCTTCCGTTAAATCTGAAACAGCTACTTTTGTTTCTTTATAGTCAACTGCAGTAAATGAAACAGAATCAGTTCCTGGAAATTCAATACTTGCAAATCCGTCCTTTCCGGCTTCATATTCTTTTCCGTTTACTGAAAATTCATCAACAGGCGCTTCATACTGATTAAACACTTTTACTTTTACCTGCTGTTGTGCATTCACACTTCCCCAATAAAATACACTGACCAAAAAAACTACTAATCTGAATTTCATTCTTATAAGTTTATACACTTTCCTGATTTCTTTAAAATAATTTATACTGCTGCCGGCTCATGCCCATCGCCCAACTCGCCTTCCCATTTGCTTACAACTGATGTTGCCAGTGCATTACCAACCACATTGGTCATACTTCTGAACATATCGCAAAAATGATCAATGGGCAGAATCAATGCAACGCCTTCCGGTGGAATTTTAAACATGGCGCAGGTTGCAAGCACAACAACTAATGATGCTCTCGGCACACCTGCAATTCCTTTACTGGTTAGCATCAGCACCAGTAACATTACCAATTGTGTTGCCAGATCAAGATGCACACCATAGGCCTGTGCAATTGCCAGACTTGCAAAAGTCATATACATCATACTGCCATCAAGATTAAACGAATAACCAAGCGGCAATACAAAGGCAACAATTTTATCCTTGCAACCAAATCGTTCAAGCTCCTCAGTGAGTTTTGGAAATACTGCTTCGCTGCTGGTTGTACTGAAGGCAATTAATAATGGTCCCCAGATTCTTCTTAATAACACTTTCATTCTTGAACCAAGAATCATAAATCCAACCCCAATCAATACGGCCCACAAAATGGCAATACCCAAAAGGAAATAACCAAAGTAGATGAGATAAAACTGAAAGATGCCCAATCCTTTTGCAGCTACAACAGCAGCCAGTGCGCCAAACACACCAACGGGTGCAAAATTCATTACATAGTTGACCATTTTTAAAATGATATGCGATGCAACGTCCAGCGCCTTGATTAACGGCTTTGTATAATCGCCTATTGCAGCAGCTGCAACACCAAAGAAAATGGAGAACACAACGATCTGCAGAATTTCATTGGTGGCCAATGCCTCAAACAAACTCTTGGGAATAATATGCTCCACAAAATTCTGTAAGGAGAATGAAGAGGTTTTTGTCATCAGGTCTTTTACACCTTCGGTATCTGCCTGCGACAAATCAATATAAGTTCCGGGCTTAAACACATTCACCAGTAACATGCCCAATAAAAGTGAAGCAAGTGATGCAGTAATGAACCAGAGTAAAGCTTTACCGCCTACCCTGCCTACTGCTTTTAAATCGCCCAGTTTAGCAATACCAACAACCAGGGTTGTAAATACAAGCGGGGCAATGATCATTTGCACCAGGCGGATAAAAATATTACTGAGAAGTTTGATTATATCTGAAAATGACTTTATTGCTGTATGTACAACCGTGCCATTTCTTGGTTGTGAAGTTATTGTTGATACTCTTCCCTTAACTTCTCCTTTAAGAATGGCTGCTGGTACTTTCCCTGTAATAGATTTGTTTGCTTCGACTATCCAAATATCAGATTGGCCTAAACTATCTTTAATTTTATTGACCTTGGATGTATCTTTTATGACTAAGACTTCCTGTATAATCGTTCTTTCTCCAACATTTAAGACTATACTATCTTTTCCTAAAAAATCCTTTTGAGGAATGTAGTTAATTTTATTCCCAGTTCCATAAACATGAACAATATACCCGACAATGATACCCAGTACCATTGACAGAAGGATGTAAATAGTTAAACGATTCCCCTTACCCATGCAGTAATTTTTATGAGTCGCAATATACAGCTTTCGGGTTTGAAAGAAAGGCTGCAAAACCGTTAATAAATCTTTTGAGCGTTTTTTAGAATAAATCTCTATTTTTCAGGTTCGTAAAATATTTAAAACCACAACCACACAAGTATGAGTTTATTTGTAAAAAAACCTTTGGCCCAGCTTCTTGCACAGGCAGAAGACAGTGAGAAAGGATTAAAACGGACACTGGGGGCAGGTAACTTAATTGCATTAGGTATTGGAGCGATTATAGGTGCAGGCTTATTTGTAAGAACTGCTGCTGCCGGGCAGGCTGCCGGACCGGGTGTTACGCTTTCATTTATTGTAGCTGCCGTAGGTTGTGCTTTTGCAGGTTTATGTTATGCAGAATTTGCAGCCATGATCCCCATTGCAGGAAGTGCATATGCTTACAGTTATACAACCATGGGTGAACTCATCGCATGGATCATTGGCTGGGCATTAATTATGGAATATGCGTTAGGCGCTGCTACAGTATCTATTGCATGGAGTGAATATTTAAACAAGTTGCTGGGAGGAGCTGTTCCCTATGAATGGTGCCACTCGCCTTTTGAAAGCTTTACTGATTCTACAGGCATTCATCATTCGGGTATTATGAATGCCCCCGCATTGGTGATTTTATTACTTCTTACTCTATTATTAATTAAAGGAACACAGGAGTCAGCAATGGTAAATATGGTGATCGTGTTTATTAAAGTAGCTATTGTAATCTTATTCATTGTAATTGGCTGGCAGTTCATTAAACCCGAAAATCATATTCCTTATTTAATTCCTGCTGATACTGACCCAGTGAAAGACAGTGCCGGTAAAATCATTGCCGACTACAGTGGGTGGAACAAACATGGTTTTGGCGGTGTGCTTGGTGGTGCAGCGATTGTGTTTTTTGCCTTCATTGGTTTTGATGCGGTTAGTACTGCAGCACAGGAAGCAAAAAATCCAAAAAGAGATATGCCGATCGGTATTCTCGGTTCATTGGTTGTTTGTACTGTTCTGTATATTTTATTTGGACATGTATTAACCGGTGTTGCCAACTGGAAAGATTTTGTTGATCCTGAAAAAGGAAGAGAAGCTTCAGTTGCTTATGCCATTTCTACTTATATGATCGGGTATGGCTGGCTGGCAAAAGCTGTTACAATTGCCATCCTTGCAGGTTTCTCCTCTGTAATCCTTGTAATGCTGATGGGACAGAGCCGTATTTTCTATACTATGAGTAATGATGGTTTGATACCGAAAGCATTTGGTGAACTTCATCCGAAATTCAAAACTCCGTACAAGGCCAACTGGATATTATTCGTTTTTGTTGGATTGTTTGCTGCGTTTGTTCCGGGACATGTTGCCGGTGATTTAACTTCCTTCGGTACACTGTTCGCCTTTGTACTTGTGAGCGCAGGTGTTTGGATGCTGAGAATAAAAGAACCAAACATTCACCGTCCGTTCAGGGCACCGCTGGTTCCCGTGGTTTCAACATTAGGTGTGTTGATTTGTACGGCTATGATTGTTGGGCTTGATGCACAGACCTTAAAAGTTGCCTTTGCCTGGATGGCAGTTGGCTTAATTGTTTACTTCGTGTATAGCCGTCATCACAGTAAATTGAGGAATCCTTCTGAAATATTACCACATGCCTCCGATTTTGAGAAGCACTAACTAATAATTGAATCTTTTTGAGATAAACCGTCCTGTATTCTGCAGGACGGTTTTTTGTTTACTGCCATCTCCCTAAATTTGCGGTCGCAAAGTCCGGCTTTCTGATGAACAGAATTGCCACAATACAAGAGTGCGACGCAACGATTGAAGCATCATTTGATGCAGCTGGTTACAAAAAATCATTAAAATAGTATACAATGGGAAGGATTTTTGAAGTTAGAAAGAGTACCATGTTTGCCCGCTGGGATAAGATGGCAAAGAACTTTACCCGTATTGGTAAAGAAATTGTGATAGCTGTAAAAACAGGCGGCTCAGATCCCAACTCCAATGCTGCTCTTCGCCGTTGCTTTCAGAATGCCAGAAGTGTGGGCATGCCGAAAGACCGTGTGGAAGCTGCCATTAAAAGGGCAATGGGCAAAGAACTCATTAACTACGACGAAATACTCTATGAAGGATATGCACCGCATGGTGTTGCCATCCTGGTTGAAACTGCAACTGATAATCATGTACGCACTGTAGCGAATGTAAAAAGTCATTTTACAAAAGGACATGGTTCAATGGGTAACAGCGGCAGTGTAAGTTTCCAGTTTAAAAAATTAGGTGTGTTTAAACTAAAACCGGAAGGATTGAATGCTGAAGATCTTGAACTGGAGCTGATAGATTTTGGTTTGGAAGAACTGGGCGAAAGCACCGGTGAAAATGGGGAAGATGTTTTAGTGATCCGTTGTGCATTTACTGATTTTGGAAATATGCAGAAAGCACTGGAAGATAAAGGCATTACTCCCATCAGTGCAGAACTGGAATGGCTTCCTTCCACAACTGTTCCTGTAACCGATGAGCAGGCAGAAGATGTAAGTAAATTAATTGAACGCCTTGAACAGGATGAAGATGTGCAGAAGGTGTTTCATAATATGGGATAATTGTAAACTTGAAAATTATAATGAAAAGGCTGATGGTGAATCAGCCTTTTTTTATGATCATCAATCGCAACCCACTATTCCCTGCATAAACAGTTTTGCTTTTTCTGCATACAACTTTCCGGGTTGACCACGCAGGCTGCTGTTGAGTGCTTGAAAACGTGCTTTAGTAGATTGCTGTGCAGCAAGCTGCCTGTTTAAGCACTGAATTTTTTTCCTGCCTCGAGTCGCTTGGTTTTTCAGCCTGCTGTTGCTCTGCCCTGCACAATTTTAATTCTGTTTCGTAAATCATTGTTTGAATCATATCATCGTAGTTCATTAAATCTGTCTGTGCCTGCTGCGTATTTACATTTTGCATGGCATTGCCCTGCTCTGATCTTTGTAGGTTTTCTTCCTGCCGGTTTAATGCTTCCTTTTGATAACTGGTGAGGATAACTTTCTTTGATGCACATGCAGGATATTTTTCAGGCTTTGCTTCATCTCTTGCAATTTTTCCCGTTCTCTTGCAATAGACTCTGTCAGTTTGGTTCTTCTTTCATCTTCAAATATTTTAAATGGTGCAGGATCAAAACAAATGTCCACATCTTCAATCTCCAGTATTTTTGAATCCATACTGCCGCCAATCATTTGCATAATAATAAACAGGCCTTTGTCTGATTGCTGATACCCCACTGCAAAATTGCCGAGGTATTTTTTAGGTTCCATCATTAAGGCTTCAGGAAAATTTTTCCCAAAAAGAAACCATTGCTGGGAGCTTCCATCTGCTTTATACAATTGCGCTTTTATTTTTCCATCGCAATAATCTCTTCGTTCAGTTTTCTTATGCAGTAATACGTTTGTTGTTGCAGCACTGAACTGATACTGATATTCCACGCTGTTGGAAGTTTGCACCCAGTGCTCAATCGTATTTTTCTTTTTTGTATTTCGATAATTAAACACATTGCCTTTTAAACCAATTACACCAAAAACAAAATCAGGCAGATCGGGTTTAATATCACATACACCTGTGCTGCCGGGTTTAAACGAATTGTAACCAATCAATCCTGTTTTTGTATTAATAAAAACACAAACCTCACCCGGGCCACGGGGAGTAATGGTTTTACTTTTATTTTTTTATCGAAGCAGAGTTTCTGTCCTGTAGGTGTAATTGTTACCGGCATTGACCTTCCTTCCAGCACATCAGCATTAAGAACAGATCGCAGGTAAGGACCGTGTGGCGATGTGGCCCATGAGGTATCTCTTCGTGCAGTATCTCTTTGTGCTGCTGCAATACCAGCAAGAAGAATACAGGTTATTAAAAACAAATATCTTTTCATTATTATGCTTTAATAGTAAATAATTAGCGCTCCGTTTGCACCATAACCACTTTTAATTTTTTGAAATCCATGCAAATCGGAAATAATGCAGCCACCCCCACCCCCTCCTCCTGGGTAACCTCCATTACCCGGGTGTATTTTCTTATAGTCAAATGTTTCATAAAATGAACCCTTACCCCCACCAGTTGACATATATGGAGCCGCTCCTCCTTTCCCGCCGTAATAGTGATAGTCTCCTAAAAGTGCCATCGCCCCGCTCCTATCAGGTTGCTTTATTGTTAAACCATATGACTTTTCACCATCTTCACCTTTAACTGCAAATATATTCTCACTAAACACACCACTATTCATTAATAGCTTTCCACCTTCGCCGTTAAATCTATTAACTCCCTGTGTTTCCAATCCATTACGCCCGCTGGTGAGTGTGATTGTGCCTGTATTCACCCCTGTAAGATTAACCGATATCGGATAATTAGAGCCTCCCCTAGGTATTCTGATTTTAAAAATATCACCAGCCTGCACTTTCAGAATTATTAATACATATGCACCGCCGCCCCCGCCCCCCCCTTGCGCATTATAAGCGTTCCCTTCCCATCCATCGCCACCTGCACTCCAGCCTTCAATCTTAATACTTGTAACTCCGCTTGGGACAGTCCAAATATATTCTTTAAATGGCACTGAATTTATATTAGCTGCATCATATGTGCCCATGTATTGAAACACTTTCATATTGCACATGCAGCAGTTACCTGGCGCATTGGCATTTGCTGTTGAATTATTGATGGGTTGTGTTTGATTACTAACAGTGTTGTTAACAGTACCGTTTACCGGGGGTGTATTTTTTTGTTGACTTTGTTTCTGCTTTTCATAGGTTTTCCCATCAATTTCAAACCGTACATTATAATTGGGATTATTAAACAGGTTTTCATACAACAAACGAACCTTTGCTGTATCACTTGCCTTTTGCACTTTATAAATAATTGTTTTTCCTTCCTGCCGAACGACACCTGCCTGTTTCAGCGATTCAAGCATTTGTTCTTCTCTTGAAGGAACTTGGGCATGCAGACAAAAGGATACGCTCAAAGCAACAATTGAAATAATAAACTTCATGTACTTATTGTTTTACAAATTCAACCCTTCTGTTCTTTGCTTTTCCATCTGCTGTTTTGTTATCAGCAACCGGCACCCCGGCTCCTTTACCATCGGTTGTAATTCTTGATTCATCAATGCCGAAATTATTGATGAGATAACCTGCAACAGCTTCTGCCCTGCGTTTTGATAAAGTAAGATTATCGGCAGACTTACCATCACTATCTGTGTGGCCGATGATTTTTATTTTCAGTGTGGGATTATTTTTTAATGCTTCGCCGATCTGGTTGATGATTGGGAATGATTCCCGTTTGATAATATCCTTATTTACATCAAACAGAATTTCATTGGTGGAAGCCTTTCCTTTTTCCAGCAAATCTTTTACAATTAAGCTCCTGGCATCAGTTGTACCTGAAGCAATACGGATATTACTGATGAACACGCCTACTTCAGAAGCAGGTATTACTGTTACATTGCTGAAATAAAAATTCCGTTTCATTTTATCATTCAATGCAACCGGCAGATCAATCAGTTTTGTCTGGTCGAAATAAACCCTTACTCTTGTTTTATTTACGGCAATACTGATGTGCAGAATCTTATTGGTATAGGAGCCGATTGGAAAATCATTTTTGGTTCCTGCCGGATCTTTAAATCCGTACTCGATCAGTTTTTCATCATCAGAATTATAATGCCAGATGGCTGTATAAAACCTTTCTGCATAAGGCAGGTATTCCTTTAGTATATTATTCACCGCCGTGAGACCAAAATGAATCAATGGAGTTTTTTGTCCTCCATCAGCTTTCAGAAACAGATCAAACTCTATTGTAAAATTTTCAGGAAGAACTTTTTTTAGCATAGGGTGTACAACAGAACCATGCTGAATATCCAGCCATTTTGTTTCACTTCCTTCAAATGTTACTACCTGCCCGCTGCCATTTGTGTTCCATCCCGCAGGAAAATCACCCAACGCATCTTTTTCAAAATTGTCGGAAAAGATGATGGTACTGCCTGGAATAAAATCTGAGAAAGTCTTGACGCCAGATGGCTTTGCTGTATCTCCAGTTATTCCGTTCTCCTTTTTGCCAGTTTCAGCAACGCCACTCTTTTTGTTTTTACTGCTGTCAGCAGCACTGCCCTTCCCCTTCTTTTTAACTACCTTATTACCGGCTTTATCAACTTCTTCTTCAACTTTATTCAAACCTTTATCAATTGACTGATCAATTTTTGTGTCTACTTTCTGTTTGGCTTTTTGTTTTACCCTTTCAGTTATTGTTTGGCCTGCAACTGCAAGATGAAGAAAAAGAAAGCTGACAATGATTACGTACTTCTGCATGGCATAATATTTTTTGTGGTCAGATAGTTAAAAATTAATAAGGCATGGGCATAGCTTCTATCTCTTCCAGTTTAACGAATTAATGGCAGAACCCGGTTTTGTGATTCGGTTATTGGCTGAATTTGCATCGTTATTATTATCGTTTCCATCAATATAAATATCAGGATCGTACACAACCATTACAGTATAATTTGGAGGAAATTCATCTGAAGTTCTCCAGTTTCTGGTAAATGAAACCGATACTGATCCATTAACAGGAACATTCTGAAAATTGCGTGAAGCTACCAGCTTTGGAGAAAGACCAGGTACTTCTTCATACAACAAAACTGTTTGCTGATTAGCACCCGAAGTATAATTACCACGGCCAACATTTTTTACAACCCCTTCAATTTTAACAGTACCATTAAACCGGTCCTTTACAGAAACGATACTGAACTTAATTTCAGCAGCAGACAGATCTATATCTTTTTTCAACAGAGTGGCAGGCACAGTTACTCCTTTTGGCAATTGGTTGGGTTGAATTGATTTTTGAATTTTAGCTGGTACCTGAATCTGCGCCATCAGGGTTTCAGACCCGATGAATGTTACAAACGAAATGAACAACATTGAAAAAAACTGGTAATTCTTTTTCATACTTGATTGTTTAAGGTTAAAAAGAGTTCTTCTTATCAGCAGTAAAGTTCTTACACACTGAGCCTAATGTCAATTACACAATCGGGTAGTTGAGGAGTAAAATGCGCAGGGAGTATTGCAGAAGAAGGACAGGCAAACAGTTATACTGATTAATCAAGCCTGATAATTTTATGCTGAAGCGCTTTTGCAACTGCTTCTGTACCGCAGTTTACATGAAGTTTATGATAGATATTCTGCAGATGTTTTTTAACAGTATCAATTGAAATAGCTGTTTTATCTGCAATCATTTTATAAGAATTTCCTTTTACAAGCAGTTCAAGAATTTCTTTTTCCCTTGCAGTAAGATGAAATTCATCATTTACTTTATTGTTCTGCCTGAAATATTGAAAAACCCTCTGTGCTACAAACGGGCTCATGGCCGCACCACCCTGCATCAAATCTTCCAGCATCTGGATTAATTTAAGCGGAGCCGTATTTTTTAACAGGTATCCATCTGCGCCTGCACAAATACTTTCAAATATCCGGTTGTCATCATCAAACACTGTGTGCATCACCACTTTTACTTCGGGATAATTTTGTTTGATGCGTTTCACACCTTCAATGCCTCCAATGCCTGGCATATCAATATCCATAATCACCATTTCCGGATTACAATTCTTTAGATCATCAATTACATTATCACAATCTGAAAAAGAACCGGTTACTTTATAACCGGATGCTTCATCCAGCAGCATTTCCATTGATTGCCGCAGTCTTGTATTGTCTTCATATAAAACCAAAGCAGTGATCATTTTTACGAAAGTAATTGAGATAAATTATAAAATCCATTACACAATCAGGTAAGAGGGATACTGAGATTGATCTCGGTACCTTTTCCGGG carries:
- a CDS encoding dicarboxylate/amino acid:cation symporter, producing the protein MVLGIIVGYIVHVYGTGNKINYIPQKDFLGKDSIVLNVGERTIIQEVLVIKDTSKVNKIKDSLGQSDIWIVEANKSITGKVPAAILKGEVKGRVSTITSQPRNGTVVHTAIKSFSDIIKLLSNIFIRLVQMIIAPLVFTTLVVGIAKLGDLKAVGRVGGKALLWFITASLASLLLGMLLVNVFKPGTYIDLSQADTEGVKDLMTKTSSFSLQNFVEHIIPKSLFEALATNEILQIVVFSIFFGVAAAAIGDYTKPLIKALDVASHIILKMVNYVMNFAPVGVFGALAAVVAAKGLGIFQFYLIYFGYFLLGIAILWAVLIGVGFMILGSRMKVLLRRIWGPLLIAFSTTSSEAVFPKLTEELERFGCKDKIVAFVLPLGYSFNLDGSMMYMTFASLAIAQAYGVHLDLATQLVMLLVLMLTSKGIAGVPRASLVVVLATCAMFKIPPEGVALILPIDHFCDMFRSMTNVVGNALATSVVSKWEGELGDGHEPAAV
- a CDS encoding glycosyltransferase family 9 protein, which translates into the protein MKFLIIRFSSIGDIVLTTPVIRCLKQQVPDAEIHYLTKFSFHKVIASNPYINKFYYLQDNLDLLMHELKEENYDYIIDLHHNLRTLKIKKELKVKAFSFNKLNIQKWLLTNLKINRMPAIHIVDRYLETVKSFSVTNDGKGLDYFIPKEEEIQQKDLPQAHSLGYVGIVIGAAHATKKLPVHKLKELCTVLDHPIVLLGGSEDRAIGDEIATVDNIKIYNACGKFSINESADLVRKAKLIVTHDTGLMHIAAAFKKPIISVWGNTVPVFGMTPYYGNNPVPASQFEITDLGCRPCSKIGHDKCPKKHFKCMEQQDVNKIAALAQQWAKQLR
- a CDS encoding amino acid permease, with protein sequence MSLFVKKPLAQLLAQAEDSEKGLKRTLGAGNLIALGIGAIIGAGLFVRTAAAGQAAGPGVTLSFIVAAVGCAFAGLCYAEFAAMIPIAGSAYAYSYTTMGELIAWIIGWALIMEYALGAATVSIAWSEYLNKLLGGAVPYEWCHSPFESFTDSTGIHHSGIMNAPALVILLLLTLLLIKGTQESAMVNMVIVFIKVAIVILFIVIGWQFIKPENHIPYLIPADTDPVKDSAGKIIADYSGWNKHGFGGVLGGAAIVFFAFIGFDAVSTAAQEAKNPKRDMPIGILGSLVVCTVLYILFGHVLTGVANWKDFVDPEKGREASVAYAISTYMIGYGWLAKAVTIAILAGFSSVILVMLMGQSRIFYTMSNDGLIPKAFGELHPKFKTPYKANWILFVFVGLFAAFVPGHVAGDLTSFGTLFAFVLVSAGVWMLRIKEPNIHRPFRAPLVPVVSTLGVLICTAMIVGLDAQTLKVAFAWMAVGLIVYFVYSRHHSKLRNPSEILPHASDFEKH
- a CDS encoding VTT domain-containing protein, whose product is MNKNFTWKDLLTPMFYIKYGGLWLLLFIVFAETGLLFGFFFPGDSLLFVAGIYSGNLAHEFLKLIGLGGVQNEWFDLLILCALISGAGILGNLAGYWTGKKVGHAMYSWKDNFIFKQRYLHEAHDFYEKHGGGAIVFARFLPFIRTFAPIIAGIVEMDRKKFMFYNIVGCVAWVITMIVAGHFLQIWVKNQFGVELKDKLELIVIIIIAVTTAPVLWKFLFGKRAQKPKSKSES
- a CDS encoding MFS transporter, giving the protein MLSRNSTSVFSLAVIVAALGYFVDIYDLLLFTIVREPSLVGIGISKDNSLAMIAASTKIINWQMVGLLIGGILWGTIGDKKGRLSVLFGSILLYSVANFVTGYVTTVDQYAYARFVAGIGLAGELGAGITLVSELLPKNKRGIGTSLVAGIGLFGAVFAYFIFQVTDHDWRLCYKIGGGLGIMLLLLRVSVAESGMFKEVKQTKVSRGNVFMFFNNATRFRKYILAILIGLPTWYVIGILVNLSNRFAKDFYGDTQVESGRAIMFAYAAIAIGDILIGFVSQYFKSRKKALYLFYALTIISVALFFSPLNNSDFAMYAICALLGFSTGFWAIFVTMGAEQFGTNLRATAATTIPNMVRGALPLINLMFLNLFQKSWGWGLTKSGIVTGVVVIAITLVAAYFTEETFHKDLNYVEGEEMLP